In Cedecea neteri, a single genomic region encodes these proteins:
- a CDS encoding biofilm formation regulator BssR, translating to MSGCTVKHDLLKKLQAAKGEIAAYLALRKAKGYMSVSESEQLRTRLLDVCHRSRDAAFVLQASLADDEKDDFRHAVEACSSTALCLMSGRKDCPQYIAVDAAKLEASLMQLSRSLNALAERGKAIEA from the coding sequence ATGTCCGGATGTACGGTCAAACACGACCTGTTGAAAAAACTGCAGGCCGCGAAGGGAGAAATTGCCGCCTACCTGGCGTTGAGAAAGGCCAAAGGGTACATGTCTGTCAGCGAAAGCGAACAGCTGCGGACTCGTTTGCTGGATGTCTGTCACCGGAGCCGCGATGCTGCTTTTGTGCTGCAGGCGAGCCTGGCCGACGACGAAAAAGATGATTTTCGCCATGCCGTTGAGGCGTGTTCATCTACCGCACTTTGCCTGATGAGCGGGCGCAAAGATTGCCCGCAATACATCGCGGTTGATGCGGCAAAACTTGAAGCCAGCCTGATGCAGCTCAGCCGTAGCCTGAATGCGCTGGCAGAACGCGGAAAGGCCATAGAAGCCTGA
- the rimO gene encoding 30S ribosomal protein S12 methylthiotransferase RimO produces the protein MSNVTQQPRIGFVSLGCPKNLVDSERILTELRTEGYDVVPSYDDADMVIVNTCGFIDSAVQESLEAIGEALNENGKVIVTGCLGAKEDQIREVHPKVLEITGPHSYEQVLQHVHHYVPKPQHNPFLSLVPEQGVKLTPRHYAYLKISEGCNHRCTFCIIPSMRGDLDSRPIGDVLAEAKRLVEAGVKELLVISQDTSAYGVDVKHRTGFWNGAPVKTSMVSLCEQLAKLGVWTRLHYVYPYPHVDDVIPLMAEGKILPYLDIPLQHASPRILKLMKRPGSADRQLQRIKQWREICPDLTLRSTFIVGFPGETEEDFEMLLDFLKEARLDRVGCFKYSPVDGATANELPDQVPEEVKEERWNRFMQLQQKISAERLQEKVGREILVMVDEVDEEGAIGRSMADAPEIDGAVYLNGETKLKPGDVVRVKVENADEYDLWGSVV, from the coding sequence ATGAGCAATGTGACCCAACAACCCCGTATCGGGTTTGTCTCCCTCGGCTGCCCGAAAAACCTCGTGGACTCCGAACGCATCCTGACTGAACTGCGCACCGAAGGCTATGACGTGGTGCCAAGCTATGACGACGCCGACATGGTCATCGTCAACACCTGCGGCTTTATCGACAGCGCCGTACAGGAATCGCTTGAAGCCATCGGTGAAGCGCTGAACGAAAACGGTAAGGTGATTGTCACCGGTTGCCTGGGCGCAAAAGAAGATCAGATCCGCGAAGTGCATCCGAAGGTGCTGGAAATCACCGGCCCACACAGCTACGAGCAGGTTCTGCAGCACGTTCACCACTACGTGCCAAAACCGCAGCACAACCCGTTCCTGAGCCTGGTGCCGGAACAGGGCGTGAAGCTGACGCCGCGTCACTACGCGTATCTGAAAATTTCCGAAGGCTGTAACCATCGCTGCACCTTCTGCATTATCCCGTCCATGCGTGGCGATCTGGACAGCCGCCCAATCGGCGACGTGCTGGCAGAGGCAAAACGTCTGGTTGAAGCGGGCGTGAAAGAGCTGCTGGTGATCTCTCAGGACACTTCCGCTTACGGCGTGGACGTTAAGCACCGCACCGGGTTCTGGAACGGTGCTCCGGTCAAAACCAGCATGGTGAGCCTCTGCGAGCAGCTGGCTAAACTGGGCGTCTGGACTCGCCTGCACTACGTTTATCCGTACCCGCACGTTGACGATGTGATCCCGCTGATGGCGGAAGGCAAAATTTTGCCGTACCTCGACATTCCGCTGCAGCACGCCAGCCCGCGTATTCTGAAACTAATGAAGCGCCCAGGCTCTGCGGATCGTCAGCTGCAGCGCATCAAGCAGTGGCGTGAAATCTGCCCTGATCTGACCCTGCGCTCGACCTTTATCGTTGGCTTCCCGGGTGAAACCGAAGAAGACTTCGAGATGCTGCTCGACTTCCTGAAAGAAGCGCGTCTGGATCGCGTGGGCTGCTTCAAATACAGCCCGGTTGACGGCGCCACCGCCAACGAGCTGCCGGACCAGGTGCCGGAAGAAGTGAAAGAAGAGCGCTGGAACCGCTTTATGCAACTGCAGCAGAAAATCTCTGCCGAGCGTCTGCAGGAGAAAGTGGGCCGCGAGATTCTGGTCATGGTCGATGAAGTGGACGAAGAAGGCGCCATTGGTCGCAGTATGGCGGATGCCCCAGAAATCGACGGCGCGGTTTACCTGAATGGCGAAACGAAGCTGAAACCAGGCGACGTTGTCCGTGTGAAAGTTGAAAACGCGGATGAGTACGATCTGTGGGGTTCAGTGGTTTAA
- a CDS encoding MipA/OmpV family protein: MRKITGALLLSPLLIATACPAANWSLGAQGGLYQTPYQTRHQLRWALPYVGYDGKTWYLDGTEAGYNFINTDTLLLRAKVYYYDTLYRADTGQTPALRGLNNRHSTMMGGMTMQYTTTIGAFSATLAGDTLGVSNGITANSAYIAMAQWGDFTLVPEAGMDFSNAQNTRYYYGVSDKESAKTGLATWRPKGSIVPYAQLAMNYAWTPLWNTWAQFTQRFYPSAISDSPMVNKNNLRELTVGMSYTF; this comes from the coding sequence ATGAGAAAGATAACCGGGGCACTTCTGCTCAGCCCGTTGCTGATTGCCACTGCCTGCCCGGCGGCCAACTGGTCGCTTGGCGCGCAGGGTGGCCTGTATCAAACCCCTTATCAAACCCGGCACCAGCTTCGCTGGGCGCTGCCCTACGTCGGCTACGACGGCAAAACCTGGTATCTCGACGGCACTGAGGCGGGCTATAACTTCATCAATACCGACACGCTGTTACTGCGCGCGAAAGTCTATTACTACGACACTTTGTATCGGGCGGATACCGGGCAGACGCCCGCGCTGCGGGGATTGAATAACCGCCACAGCACGATGATGGGCGGCATGACGATGCAATACACCACTACGATAGGTGCGTTCAGCGCGACGCTTGCGGGCGACACGCTGGGCGTCAGCAACGGCATTACGGCGAATTCAGCCTATATCGCAATGGCACAGTGGGGTGATTTCACGCTAGTGCCAGAAGCCGGAATGGATTTTTCGAATGCGCAAAACACGCGCTATTACTACGGTGTTTCAGATAAAGAATCGGCAAAAACGGGCCTCGCGACATGGCGGCCAAAGGGCAGTATCGTGCCTTACGCGCAGCTGGCAATGAACTACGCCTGGACACCGCTCTGGAACACCTGGGCGCAGTTCACCCAGCGTTTTTATCCGAGTGCTATCAGCGACAGCCCAATGGTGAATAAGAATAACCTGCGGGAGTTAACGGTGGGGATGAGTTATACGTTTTAG
- the gsiD gene encoding glutathione ABC transporter permease GsiD: protein MRLLNWRRQAIVNAMPVVRAGQIRTPWSEFLRRFRQQPVAMAAGLFVLLLIVIALIAPWIAPFDAENYFDYDRLNDGPSMLHWFGVDSLGRDIFSRVLVGAQISLAAGVFSVLIGALIGTFFGLLAGYYEGWWDRIIMRICDVLFAFPGILLAIAVVAVMGSGMTNVIIAVAIFSIPAFARLVRGNTLVLKQQTFIESARSIGAPDATIIFRHILPGTVSSIVVYFTMRIGTSIISAASLSFLGLGAQPPTPEWGAMLNEARADMVIAPHVAIFPSLAIFLTVLAFNLLGDGLRDALDPKIKG from the coding sequence ATGCGACTTTTAAACTGGCGACGCCAGGCCATAGTCAACGCGATGCCCGTGGTGCGTGCCGGGCAAATTCGTACCCCGTGGAGCGAGTTTCTGCGGCGTTTTCGCCAGCAACCCGTGGCGATGGCCGCCGGGCTGTTTGTGCTTTTGCTTATAGTGATTGCGCTCATCGCGCCGTGGATTGCCCCCTTTGATGCGGAAAACTACTTTGATTACGACAGACTAAACGACGGCCCATCGATGTTGCACTGGTTTGGCGTTGATTCGCTGGGGCGAGACATTTTTAGCCGAGTGCTGGTCGGGGCACAAATATCGCTGGCGGCCGGGGTCTTTTCTGTGCTGATTGGGGCGCTGATTGGGACCTTCTTTGGCCTGCTGGCGGGCTATTACGAAGGCTGGTGGGATCGCATTATCATGCGAATCTGCGACGTGCTGTTCGCTTTTCCCGGTATTCTGCTGGCAATTGCGGTGGTGGCGGTGATGGGCAGCGGCATGACCAACGTGATTATTGCGGTGGCGATTTTCAGTATTCCGGCCTTTGCCCGCCTGGTGCGCGGCAACACGCTGGTGCTGAAACAGCAAACTTTTATTGAGTCTGCTCGTAGCATTGGTGCCCCGGATGCGACTATCATCTTCCGGCATATTCTGCCGGGAACCGTTTCGTCGATTGTGGTGTATTTCACGATGCGCATCGGGACCTCGATTATCTCCGCCGCAAGCCTGTCATTTCTCGGCCTCGGGGCTCAGCCACCGACGCCGGAGTGGGGCGCAATGCTAAATGAAGCGAGGGCAGATATGGTGATTGCCCCGCACGTGGCTATTTTCCCGAGCCTCGCCATCTTCCTTACCGTGCTGGCGTTCAACTTGCTGGGGGATGGGCTGCGGGACGCGCTGGATCCGAAAATTAAAGGTTAA
- the gsiC gene encoding glutathione ABC transporter permease GsiC, whose translation MFNYFLKRLLGLIPTLFIVAVLVFLFVHLLPGDPARLIAGPEADATVIELVRKQLGLDQPLWRQFLHYITHVVQGDFGTSLVSRRPVSEEIASRFMPTLWLTLTSMAWATLFGLATGIVAAVWRNRWPDRLSMTIAVSGISFPAFALGMLLMQVFSVELGWLPTVGADSWQHYILPSITLGAAVAAVMARFTRASFVDVLHEDYMRTARAKGVSETLIVVKHGLRNAMIPVITMMGLQFGFLLGGSIVVEKVFNWPGLGRLLVDSVEMRDYPVIQAEVLLFSLEFIVINLVVDLLYAAINPAIRYK comes from the coding sequence ATGTTTAACTATTTCCTCAAACGCCTTTTAGGCCTGATCCCGACGCTGTTCATCGTCGCGGTGCTGGTATTCCTGTTCGTGCATCTGCTGCCCGGCGACCCGGCGCGCCTGATTGCCGGGCCGGAAGCGGATGCCACAGTCATCGAACTTGTTCGCAAACAATTGGGATTGGATCAACCGCTGTGGCGGCAGTTCCTGCATTACATCACGCACGTCGTGCAAGGTGACTTTGGCACCTCGCTGGTTTCGCGCCGTCCTGTGTCTGAAGAAATCGCCAGCCGCTTTATGCCCACGCTGTGGCTGACGCTGACCAGCATGGCATGGGCGACGCTGTTTGGCCTGGCGACCGGGATTGTGGCCGCCGTCTGGCGTAACCGCTGGCCGGATCGCCTGAGCATGACCATTGCCGTGTCCGGCATTTCATTCCCGGCCTTTGCGCTGGGGATGCTGCTGATGCAGGTCTTCTCGGTTGAGCTGGGCTGGCTTCCCACGGTGGGTGCCGACAGCTGGCAGCATTATATTTTGCCGTCCATTACCCTTGGCGCGGCGGTGGCGGCGGTCATGGCGAGATTCACCCGCGCGTCGTTTGTGGATGTGCTGCACGAAGATTACATGCGTACCGCCAGGGCGAAAGGCGTGAGCGAAACGCTGATCGTGGTGAAACACGGCCTGCGAAACGCTATGATCCCGGTGATCACCATGATGGGGTTGCAGTTCGGCTTCCTGCTTGGCGGCTCGATTGTGGTGGAAAAAGTGTTTAACTGGCCGGGATTAGGGCGCCTGCTGGTGGATTCGGTGGAGATGCGTGATTACCCGGTTATTCAGGCCGAGGTTCTGCTGTTTTCGCTGGAGTTTATTGTGATCAACTTAGTGGTGGATTTGCTGTATGCCGCCATTAACCCGGCCATCAGGTACAAATAA
- the gsiB gene encoding glutathione ABC transporter substrate-binding protein GsiB: MTANTTQKWLLAAGLASAVIATPAFAAKDVVVAVASNFTTLDPYDANDTLSQAVAKSFYQGLFGLDKDMKLQNVLAESYKVSDDGLVYTIKLRTGVKFQDGTDFNAEAVKANLDRASNPDNHLKRYNLYKTIAKTEVVDPSTVKITLKEPFSAFINILAHPATAMISPAALQKYGKDIGFHPVGTGPYQLDTWNQTDFVKVKKFAGYWQQGLPKLDSITWRPVVDNNTRAAMLQTGEAQFAFPIPYEQAGVLEKNSKLELVASPSIMQRYISMNVTQKPFDNPKVREAINYAINRQALVKVAFSGFATPAEGVVPPSLAYAEKFKPWPYDPAKAKALLKEAGFPNGFETTLWSSHNHSTAQKVLQFTQQQLAQVGIKVKVTAMDAGQRAAEVEAKGQKESGVRMFYTGWSASTGEADWALSPLFASQNWPPTLFNTAFYSNPQVDKDLADALKTTKPEEKAKLYKDAQDTIWKESPWVPLVVEKLVSAHSKNLTGFYVMPDTGFSFDNADLK; the protein is encoded by the coding sequence ATGACAGCTAACACAACGCAAAAATGGCTGCTGGCGGCGGGACTTGCCTCCGCCGTTATCGCCACGCCCGCTTTCGCTGCTAAAGATGTCGTCGTAGCGGTGGCCTCAAACTTCACCACTCTCGATCCTTACGACGCGAATGACACGCTGTCGCAGGCGGTGGCGAAGTCGTTCTATCAAGGGCTGTTCGGGCTTGATAAAGACATGAAGCTGCAGAATGTGCTGGCAGAAAGCTACAAAGTGTCTGACGATGGCCTGGTGTACACTATCAAGCTGCGCACGGGCGTGAAGTTTCAGGACGGAACCGACTTCAATGCCGAGGCGGTAAAAGCGAACCTCGACCGCGCCAGCAACCCGGACAACCATCTCAAGCGCTACAACCTGTATAAAACCATTGCCAAAACGGAAGTGGTCGATCCTTCCACGGTGAAAATCACCTTAAAAGAGCCGTTCTCGGCGTTCATCAATATTCTGGCCCACCCGGCGACGGCGATGATCTCCCCGGCTGCGCTGCAAAAATACGGCAAAGATATCGGCTTCCACCCGGTGGGGACCGGCCCGTATCAGCTGGATACCTGGAACCAGACCGATTTTGTGAAGGTGAAGAAATTCGCCGGTTACTGGCAGCAGGGCCTGCCGAAGCTGGACAGCATTACCTGGCGCCCGGTCGTGGATAACAACACCCGTGCGGCAATGTTGCAAACCGGTGAGGCACAGTTCGCGTTCCCGATCCCTTACGAGCAGGCGGGCGTGCTGGAGAAAAACAGCAAACTTGAGCTGGTTGCTTCACCGTCTATCATGCAGCGTTACATCAGTATGAACGTCACCCAGAAGCCGTTTGATAACCCGAAAGTTCGCGAAGCCATCAACTATGCGATTAACCGCCAGGCGCTGGTGAAAGTGGCGTTCTCCGGCTTCGCTACGCCAGCAGAAGGGGTGGTGCCGCCGTCGCTCGCCTATGCTGAGAAATTCAAACCCTGGCCCTACGATCCGGCCAAAGCCAAAGCGCTGCTGAAAGAAGCGGGTTTCCCGAACGGCTTTGAAACCACGCTCTGGTCGTCCCACAACCACAGCACCGCGCAGAAAGTCCTGCAGTTTACCCAGCAGCAGCTGGCGCAGGTGGGCATCAAGGTGAAAGTGACGGCGATGGACGCCGGGCAGCGTGCGGCCGAAGTGGAAGCGAAAGGGCAGAAAGAGAGCGGCGTGAGAATGTTCTACACCGGCTGGTCAGCGTCTACCGGCGAGGCTGACTGGGCGCTGTCGCCGCTGTTTGCTTCTCAGAACTGGCCGCCAACGCTGTTTAACACCGCGTTTTACAGCAATCCACAGGTGGACAAAGACCTGGCCGATGCGCTGAAAACCACCAAGCCGGAAGAGAAAGCGAAGTTGTACAAAGACGCGCAGGATACGATCTGGAAAGAGTCTCCGTGGGTGCCGCTGGTGGTGGAAAAACTGGTTTCTGCCCACAGCAAAAATCTCACCGGGTTCTACGTGATGCCGGATACCGGGTTTAGTTTTGATAATGCGGATCTGAAGTAG
- the gsiA gene encoding glutathione ABC transporter ATP-binding protein GsiA, which translates to MPHSHELPDEQVLAVSDLNIRFRQQEQVTDAVRHLSLTLNRGETLAIVGESGSGKSVTAMALMRLLEQGGGQVSCDKLLLRRRNKEVLNLPELSNAQMRRVRGADVAMIFQEPMTSLNPVFTVGEQIAESIRLHQKLDGRAALAEAKRMLERVRIPEAQAILNRYPHQLSGGMRQRVMIAMALSCRPAVLIADEPTTALDVTIQAQILQLIRVLQDEMQMGVIFITHDMGVVADIADRVLVMYRGEAVETGTVEQIFQNPQHAYTQALLAAVPRLGAMNGSDLPRKFPLIAPGQPNRQEPETEQDTIPHGAKPVLEVRDLVTRFPLRSGIFNRVTRQVHAVEKVSFDLLPGETLALVGESGCGKSTTGRSLLRLVETQGGTITFNGQRIDNLPNGELQHVRKDIQFIFQDPYASLDPRQTVGYSIMEPLLVHQAMPKEEAQQRVAWLLERVGLQPEHAWRYPHEFSGGQRQRVCIARALALNPKVVIADESVSALDVSIRAQIVNLLLDLQREFGIAFLFISHDMAVVERISHRVAVMYLGQIVEIGPRRAVFENPQHPYTRKLMAAVPVADPTRKGRKPVLVSDEIPSATRSLGDEPHVAPLVAVGPGHFVARHPIGSSENRL; encoded by the coding sequence ATGCCGCACAGTCATGAGCTACCGGACGAGCAGGTGCTTGCCGTTAGCGACCTCAATATTCGCTTCCGCCAACAGGAGCAGGTCACCGACGCGGTGCGTCACCTGTCGTTGACCCTTAACCGGGGCGAAACGCTGGCTATCGTGGGCGAATCAGGTTCCGGTAAGTCGGTCACGGCAATGGCGCTGATGCGCCTGCTGGAGCAGGGCGGCGGACAGGTTAGCTGCGACAAGCTGCTGCTGCGTCGGCGTAATAAAGAGGTGCTGAACCTGCCCGAACTGAGTAACGCCCAGATGCGTCGCGTGCGTGGGGCGGATGTAGCGATGATTTTCCAGGAGCCGATGACCTCGCTTAATCCGGTGTTCACCGTGGGCGAACAAATCGCGGAATCCATCCGGTTACACCAAAAGCTGGATGGCCGTGCGGCGCTGGCGGAAGCGAAGCGTATGCTGGAACGCGTGCGTATTCCTGAAGCACAGGCCATCCTGAACCGCTATCCGCACCAGCTTTCCGGGGGGATGCGCCAGCGAGTGATGATTGCCATGGCGCTCTCTTGCCGCCCGGCAGTATTGATCGCCGATGAGCCAACGACCGCCCTCGACGTGACTATCCAGGCACAAATTCTGCAGCTTATTCGTGTTCTGCAGGATGAAATGCAGATGGGCGTCATTTTTATCACCCACGATATGGGCGTGGTGGCCGACATCGCTGACCGGGTGTTGGTGATGTACCGGGGAGAAGCGGTCGAAACCGGCACCGTGGAGCAAATATTCCAGAACCCACAGCATGCCTACACTCAGGCTTTGCTGGCCGCGGTTCCGCGCCTGGGCGCCATGAATGGCAGCGATTTACCGCGCAAATTCCCGCTGATAGCCCCTGGTCAACCGAATCGACAAGAGCCTGAAACCGAGCAGGACACTATTCCCCACGGCGCGAAGCCGGTGCTGGAAGTGCGGGATCTGGTGACCCGGTTCCCGTTGCGTAGCGGAATATTCAACCGGGTGACGCGCCAGGTGCACGCTGTTGAAAAGGTGAGTTTTGATTTACTGCCGGGCGAAACGCTGGCGCTGGTGGGCGAGTCCGGCTGTGGTAAATCGACCACCGGGCGCTCGCTGCTGCGGCTGGTGGAAACTCAGGGCGGCACCATCACCTTTAACGGCCAGCGTATTGATAATTTGCCTAACGGCGAGCTGCAGCACGTTCGCAAAGACATTCAGTTTATTTTTCAGGATCCGTATGCCTCGCTGGATCCGCGTCAGACCGTCGGCTACTCCATTATGGAGCCGCTGCTGGTGCACCAGGCCATGCCCAAAGAAGAGGCCCAGCAGCGCGTCGCCTGGCTACTTGAACGCGTAGGATTACAGCCGGAACATGCATGGCGCTATCCGCATGAGTTCTCCGGCGGCCAGCGGCAGAGGGTTTGTATTGCCCGCGCGCTGGCGCTGAACCCGAAGGTGGTGATTGCCGATGAGTCCGTCTCGGCGCTGGATGTGTCGATTCGGGCGCAAATTGTTAACCTGCTGCTCGACCTGCAGCGCGAATTTGGCATCGCTTTTCTGTTTATTTCTCATGACATGGCCGTCGTGGAACGCATCAGCCATCGCGTGGCGGTAATGTATCTGGGCCAGATTGTTGAAATTGGCCCACGCCGCGCCGTGTTTGAAAACCCGCAGCATCCGTACACCCGTAAACTTATGGCGGCGGTACCGGTAGCTGACCCAACCCGCAAGGGACGCAAGCCTGTTTTAGTGTCTGATGAGATCCCCAGCGCCACGCGCAGCCTGGGGGATGAACCGCACGTAGCACCGCTGGTTGCGGTGGGGCCGGGGCATTTTGTTGCCCGTCACCCCATCGGTAGCAGTGAAAATCGCCTATAA